The sequence ACTGTATAAGTAATAGCTGGTCCCGGTGCTGTTGACTCCCCAGACTTCTTCCATGGCCATGGCCCGGCTTTGGGCATAACGGAGGTGCGATTTGATGACATCTGTCTGACTCACAAGGTCAGCATTGGTATCCAATGATCGTGCAACAGCAACAACCGCCAAAATACCCAAAATGATCAACACGGTCACGACCTCAATCAAAGTAAATCCATCGGACCTGGATGACGATCTTTGCAGCAACATGAAAACCTCATTCCGTTATCAGGCTCATACCTACCCGCCCAACAAAACTATATGTTTCAAAACGATTTTTTTAAAGACAATATGGGGAACGACCTTGCCCCAGCAGAGTGCATTACGGTCTGGGGCAAACATAGCTTTTCTAACCCATCACGTCAACATCATGAACAAAAAAACAGACCCAATGTATTACAATGGTTA comes from Desulfoplanes formicivorans and encodes:
- a CDS encoding pilus assembly FimT family protein, with the translated sequence MLLQRSSSRSDGFTLIEVVTVLIILGILAVVAVARSLDTNADLVSQTDVIKSHLRYAQSRAMAMEEVWGVNSTGTSYYLYSARSGKVRFPGEDSDDIILADKGMASMTPGSFAFDKTGCPLDETGQPRDDNAIITIIASNGKNATISIVSFTGYVP